From a single Anaeromicrobium sediminis genomic region:
- a CDS encoding endonuclease MutS2 yields the protein MNKKTLNVLEFPKIKEMLKSKATSSLGKDLVDKLEPSTHIDEVKNMQEETAEATSLIIRRGNPNLGGIHDLLMYLKRAEIGSALYTGQLLEVCDTLRAARRMRSFIKEASEDNAYERLSGYTGALNTFKYIEDKIDMCIIGENQISDNASSTLKHIRREIENKNGAIRSRLNSMISSTSKQKYLQDSIITMRDDRYVIPVKQEYRANVPGLIHDQSSSGATLFIEPMAIVELNNKLKELKLQEKSEIERILLELTVMVADKKDEILANQEILKKLDFIFAKGKLAVHMNAIEPEVNDYGFIRIKNGRHPLLDKETVVPSNIWIGDEFNTLVITGPNTGGKTVTLKTVGLLTIMTQCGLHVPAQYGTRMSVFKQVFADIGDEQSIEQSLSTFSGHMSNIVDILDHVEENALVLLDELGAGTDPTEGAALAISILDYLASFKSKTIATTHYTEIKEYALTTDLVENASVEFDVQTLSPTYKLLIGVPGKSNAFEISKRLGLSDYIVNRARTLLTRENIEFEEILQTIEKDKRVAQEERDEAARLKIQIEKEKEQFETKKDKLKHQRESVLREAREEARKLLREAKEEADSIIKELRDLHNAQSEKDKNRKIEEMRKKLRTSLNGLEDGLDLNTELSNLTPRDVKVGDDVIILSLNQQGTVLTKPDANGDLTVQAGIMKINVNVKNLQKDKNKKKSVKKSGIGKIYKSKQSNVKTSLDLRGQNLEDALVETDKYLDDAYIANLSEVTIIHGKGTGILRAGITQLLKKHKHVDKFRIGGFSEGGTGATIVTLK from the coding sequence ATGAATAAAAAGACTTTAAATGTACTAGAATTTCCAAAAATTAAAGAAATGTTAAAGTCAAAGGCCACATCTAGTTTAGGTAAAGACTTAGTAGACAAGCTTGAGCCGTCTACTCACATAGATGAGGTAAAAAACATGCAAGAGGAAACGGCAGAGGCCACTAGTTTGATTATAAGAAGAGGAAATCCTAATTTAGGTGGAATACATGATCTATTAATGTATCTTAAAAGGGCTGAAATTGGATCTGCCCTATATACAGGTCAGCTATTAGAAGTATGCGATACCCTAAGGGCTGCTAGAAGGATGAGAAGTTTTATAAAGGAAGCTAGTGAGGATAATGCCTATGAACGTTTAAGTGGTTACACTGGTGCTCTTAATACTTTTAAGTATATAGAAGATAAGATTGATATGTGTATAATTGGTGAAAATCAAATTTCTGATAATGCATCATCAACACTTAAACATATAAGACGAGAAATTGAAAATAAAAATGGTGCTATTAGAAGTAGATTAAACTCCATGATATCTTCCACATCAAAGCAAAAGTACCTTCAAGATAGTATAATAACCATGAGGGACGATAGATATGTTATACCTGTAAAGCAAGAATATAGAGCCAATGTGCCAGGCTTAATCCATGACCAATCTTCATCAGGAGCTACTTTGTTTATAGAGCCTATGGCCATAGTAGAACTTAATAACAAACTAAAGGAATTAAAGCTTCAAGAAAAATCAGAAATAGAAAGAATATTATTAGAACTTACGGTCATGGTGGCAGATAAAAAGGACGAAATATTAGCTAATCAAGAAATATTAAAGAAGTTAGATTTCATATTTGCAAAGGGAAAATTAGCAGTACATATGAATGCCATAGAGCCAGAAGTAAATGATTATGGTTTTATAAGAATCAAAAATGGTCGTCATCCATTACTTGATAAGGAGACCGTTGTACCAAGTAATATATGGATTGGAGACGAATTTAATACTTTAGTTATTACAGGTCCTAATACGGGTGGTAAGACTGTAACACTAAAGACTGTAGGACTTTTAACCATAATGACCCAATGTGGACTACATGTACCTGCCCAGTATGGAACAAGAATGTCTGTGTTTAAACAGGTCTTTGCAGATATTGGTGATGAACAAAGTATCGAACAGAGCTTAAGTACTTTCTCAGGTCATATGAGCAATATTGTAGATATACTAGACCACGTGGAGGAAAATGCCCTGGTTTTATTAGATGAATTAGGTGCAGGTACAGATCCGACAGAAGGGGCAGCACTGGCCATTTCCATATTAGACTATTTAGCCTCTTTTAAGAGTAAGACTATAGCTACTACCCATTATACGGAGATTAAGGAATATGCCTTAACTACAGATTTAGTAGAAAATGCTTCCGTGGAATTTGACGTACAGACTTTAAGTCCCACATACAAGCTTTTAATTGGAGTTCCAGGAAAATCTAATGCCTTTGAAATATCAAAGAGATTAGGTTTGAGTGATTACATTGTAAACAGGGCTAGAACCTTACTTACAAGAGAAAATATTGAATTTGAAGAAATACTTCAGACTATTGAGAAGGATAAAAGGGTTGCTCAGGAAGAAAGGGACGAGGCTGCTAGATTAAAGATTCAAATAGAGAAGGAAAAGGAACAATTCGAAACTAAAAAGGACAAATTAAAGCATCAAAGGGAAAGTGTCTTAAGGGAAGCAAGGGAAGAAGCAAGAAAGTTATTAAGAGAAGCAAAGGAAGAAGCCGATAGCATAATAAAAGAATTAAGAGATCTTCACAATGCTCAAAGCGAGAAAGATAAGAATAGAAAAATAGAAGAGATGAGAAAGAAGTTAAGAACTAGTTTAAATGGACTTGAAGATGGTCTTGATTTAAATACGGAACTTAGCAATTTAACTCCAAGGGATGTAAAGGTTGGAGATGATGTTATAATCCTTTCGTTAAATCAGCAAGGAACTGTTTTAACGAAACCAGATGCCAATGGAGATTTAACTGTACAAGCAGGAATAATGAAAATAAATGTTAATGTGAAGAATCTACAAAAGGATAAGAACAAGAAAAAGTCTGTTAAGAAAAGCGGAATAGGTAAAATCTATAAATCTAAACAATCAAATGTAAAGACTAGTTTGGATTTAAGGGGACAAAACCTAGAAGATGCTTTAGTAGAAACGGATAAATATTTAGATGATGCTTATATTGCCAATTTATCAGAAGTGACTATTATCCATGGTAAGGGAACGGGGATACTAAGAGCAGGTATTACCCAGTTGTTAAAGAAGCACAAGCACGTGGATAAGTTTAGAATTGGTGGTTTTAGTGAAGGTGGAACTGGAGCTACTATAGTAACTTTAAAATAG